A DNA window from Nitrospira sp. contains the following coding sequences:
- a CDS encoding Outer membrane component of tripartite multidrug resistance system (MaGe:77310484), whose amino-acid sequence MTSRCTAPSRLRTGLGIGCALLLGSCAWIPAGNPPAELIEPPEMRETLAEVASRLQHWPEDRWWTQFGNQELNGLIDAALKDNPGLKRASARLREAEALVKVEGARLLPFLEADASLTHERISQHGVFAVLNPRVAGDKILLGIINPLSFRYEFDFWGKNRATVEAALGQAAAEEAEKAEVRLRLTAAIARSYFKGQAIQQQLGIVKTLVGIRRDLKTLAQTRFRLGLDNEQPVKIAVADYEAVVKRQVGLRDQLDVQRHVLARLVGQGPDYALHLFTKPAVEIPEQITAPDHLSIGLLVHRPDLAAALYRADAAARLVKVAKTQFYPTIDLTAFVGFNALTLMKHADKLPNLLFSGQSNAYGFAPGLRMPWFEGGRLRGELAAQRAEYDSAVELYNDTLLDAMREVADSLSAWQSTREMIESHKRLVTSLGEDWHLANVRLVTGLDDDREALRHRQPVLEQEYALKALESDQLVAAVDLIEALGGGYVNQDIEKRPHHNPSAQ is encoded by the coding sequence ATGACATCCCGTTGCACTGCGCCATCGCGCTTGCGGACCGGCCTCGGCATTGGCTGCGCGCTGCTCCTCGGCAGTTGCGCCTGGATTCCCGCGGGCAATCCTCCCGCCGAACTGATCGAGCCGCCGGAAATGCGCGAGACGCTGGCGGAAGTCGCCAGCCGGCTCCAGCACTGGCCGGAGGATCGCTGGTGGACGCAATTCGGCAACCAGGAATTGAATGGGCTCATCGACGCGGCGCTCAAGGACAATCCCGGCCTCAAGCGCGCCTCGGCGCGGCTGCGCGAAGCCGAAGCCTTAGTGAAAGTGGAAGGCGCGCGGCTGCTCCCCTTTCTGGAAGCCGATGCCTCGCTCACGCATGAACGCATTTCGCAGCACGGCGTGTTTGCCGTCCTGAATCCGAGGGTGGCGGGAGATAAGATTCTGTTGGGGATCATCAATCCGCTGAGCTTCCGGTACGAATTCGATTTTTGGGGGAAAAATAGGGCGACGGTCGAAGCGGCGCTGGGACAGGCCGCCGCGGAGGAAGCTGAAAAGGCCGAGGTGCGTCTGCGGCTGACTGCCGCCATTGCGCGGTCTTATTTCAAAGGACAAGCCATTCAGCAGCAGCTCGGCATTGTGAAGACGCTGGTCGGCATCCGCCGGGATCTCAAGACGCTCGCGCAGACCCGGTTCCGTCTCGGCCTCGACAACGAACAGCCGGTGAAAATCGCCGTGGCGGACTATGAAGCAGTCGTCAAGCGACAGGTGGGCCTCCGCGATCAACTGGACGTCCAACGTCATGTCCTCGCCCGGCTGGTCGGGCAAGGCCCCGACTATGCCCTGCACCTGTTTACCAAACCAGCCGTCGAGATTCCCGAACAGATCACGGCCCCCGACCACCTGTCTATCGGACTGCTGGTCCATCGCCCCGATCTGGCCGCGGCCCTCTACCGGGCCGATGCCGCCGCGCGGCTGGTCAAAGTCGCGAAGACGCAATTTTATCCCACCATCGACCTCACGGCCTTTGTGGGATTCAACGCGCTGACACTGATGAAACACGCCGATAAATTACCCAATCTGCTGTTCAGCGGCCAAAGTAACGCCTACGGCTTCGCGCCGGGGCTGCGGATGCCCTGGTTCGAGGGCGGCCGGCTGCGGGGAGAATTAGCCGCGCAACGAGCCGAATACGACTCCGCCGTGGAGCTCTACAACGACACGCTGCTCGACGCGATGCGCGAAGTGGCGGACAGCCTCAGCGCCTGGCAATCGACGCGCGAGATGATCGAGTCGCACAAACGCCTGGTCACCTCGCTCGGCGAAGACTGGCACTTGGCGAACGTGCGGCTCGTCACCGGCCTGGACGACGACCGCGAAGCCTTGCGGCATCGCCAGCCGGTGCTGGAACAGGAATATGCCCTGAAGGCGCTGGAGAGCGACCAGCTGGTCGCGGCAGTCGATCTCATCGAAGCGCTGGGCGGGGGCTATGTGAATCAAGACATTGAGAAACGACCACACCATAACCCGAGTGCACAATGA
- a CDS encoding Sigma-54-dependent Fis family transcriptional regulator (MaGe:77310488), with the protein MRAVVFVTDDEQAIRAAIVKRLTRQGHRAVGYESGEALLEALRHELPDLVLLDLKMPGLNGLDTLKGLRQLAPSAMVIMLTAYGTVQDAVEAMKLGAYDFLIKSVDLEGIDPVIARVLDVVTLRRRLADEREHRESQYRLSHLIAQSHAMKQLLEQVREVAENPKSSVMLLGETGTGKEFFARVIHHNGARAAEPFIGVNCTAIPKELFESELFGFERGAFTGANQRKLGLLEKAEGGTLFLDEIGDLDLSMQAKLLRVIQERSFRRLGGTDDIGVDFRLITATNRDLKKEVGRGAFREDLYFRLNVVAFELPPLRSRVEDIVPLSERALVRFAQEFGKQVPELDSETRTLLERYHYPGNIRELQNILERAMIFCQGRTLMASALPAELREGTGKQMAVTTAPGPEPVVRVEMKLGQQSLADVEGAIVDEVLRLADYNKTLAAKHLGMTRFALDRRLKKSHDE; encoded by the coding sequence ATGCGCGCAGTCGTATTTGTTACGGATGACGAGCAGGCGATTCGCGCGGCGATCGTCAAGCGGCTGACCAGGCAGGGCCATCGCGCCGTCGGATATGAATCCGGCGAAGCGTTACTGGAGGCGCTTCGGCACGAGCTGCCCGATCTTGTCTTGCTCGACTTGAAGATGCCCGGCCTCAACGGTCTCGACACGTTGAAGGGGCTGCGGCAGCTGGCCCCGTCCGCCATGGTGATTATGCTGACGGCCTATGGGACCGTGCAGGATGCCGTGGAGGCGATGAAGCTGGGCGCGTACGATTTTCTGATCAAGTCGGTCGATTTGGAAGGCATCGATCCGGTGATTGCCCGGGTGCTGGATGTCGTGACGCTGCGCCGCCGTCTGGCCGATGAGCGGGAGCATCGGGAGAGCCAGTATCGATTGAGCCATTTGATCGCGCAAAGCCATGCGATGAAGCAGTTGCTGGAGCAGGTGCGTGAAGTGGCGGAGAATCCCAAGTCGTCGGTGATGCTGCTTGGCGAAACCGGAACGGGCAAGGAGTTTTTTGCGCGCGTGATTCATCACAACGGCGCCCGGGCGGCGGAACCCTTTATCGGGGTCAATTGCACGGCGATTCCCAAGGAATTATTCGAGAGCGAGCTGTTCGGGTTCGAGCGCGGCGCCTTTACCGGCGCGAATCAGCGCAAGCTCGGGCTGCTCGAAAAGGCCGAGGGCGGCACGCTGTTTCTCGATGAAATCGGAGACCTCGATCTTTCGATGCAGGCCAAATTATTGCGTGTGATCCAGGAGCGTTCCTTTCGGCGCCTGGGCGGCACCGACGATATCGGCGTGGATTTCCGCCTGATCACCGCCACGAACCGCGACCTCAAGAAAGAAGTGGGCCGCGGGGCCTTTCGCGAAGATCTCTATTTCAGGCTCAATGTGGTGGCGTTCGAATTGCCGCCGCTGAGGAGCCGCGTGGAGGACATTGTCCCGCTTTCAGAGCGCGCCTTAGTTCGCTTCGCGCAAGAGTTCGGCAAGCAGGTGCCTGAGTTGGACTCGGAGACACGCACGCTATTGGAGCGGTATCACTATCCGGGCAACATCCGCGAGCTTCAGAATATTCTTGAACGCGCCATGATCTTCTGCCAGGGCCGGACGTTGATGGCCAGCGCGCTGCCGGCGGAATTGCGCGAGGGGACCGGCAAGCAGATGGCCGTTACGACGGCGCCGGGGCCGGAGCCGGTCGTTCGGGTGGAGATGAAGCTGGGGCAGCAATCGCTGGCCGATGTGGAAGGCGCCATTGTGGACGAAGTCCTGCGCCTGGCCGACTACAACAAAACGCTGGCGGCGAAGCATCTCGGCATGACCCGCTTCGCCCTGGACCGGCGGCTCAAAAAATCCCACGACGAGTAG
- a CDS encoding MFS transporter (MaGe:77310485): MAVVFLRRLRGWRFVLFNAVLGLAHIVVLFNAGSYIALLPHVSGDLGGVLPSFLTWAQTDFMVGLALGFPLARYLSGRIGDYRLLIGAFLVYSIASYLCGASQTLSQFLPARIAQGIAGGVTLPIAQSMLLNEYPKRSKAVALSIWGLFSITPFTIGMPVGGYLVYLFGWRSLFYLDFVLTMIVIGTLAALLHGRGFRRSYGRFDLVGFLLLLLLLLSMQTFLNMGNDFDWLDSPLLQAIAVVLLIAIPCFVIWELGERHPTLDLRLFQHRNFAIGVTCLTIGFFSVQGLLSLLIVQIQLILGYSSELAGLALLPLILLGAPAIAVMHLLCKYIDARWLICFNSLGFACTFYWIGLFDDPYSYDQLFWPMVVEGIFLGSFFTPLTTLTLHGLSGPLMMRAAEVANLLRVAAGAFGITFQGIVLFRRAHFHQLSLADHFGGRMAISYDSLSQLTAKLIGAGVAPSQINATLGTMIKQEAAILSLNDAFLVASGLFLCIGALVWFAHPTHAPLHPTPEEELRELRAETLMEEMP, encoded by the coding sequence ATGGCAGTGGTGTTTCTCAGACGATTGCGAGGCTGGCGGTTTGTGCTCTTCAATGCCGTCCTCGGGTTAGCGCACATCGTGGTGTTGTTCAACGCCGGTTCGTATATCGCGCTGCTGCCGCACGTCTCGGGCGACCTTGGCGGCGTGCTGCCGAGTTTTCTCACCTGGGCGCAAACCGATTTCATGGTCGGGCTGGCGCTCGGATTTCCCCTGGCGCGTTATCTCTCTGGCCGCATCGGCGACTATCGGCTGCTGATCGGCGCGTTCCTCGTCTACAGCATCGCCTCCTATCTGTGCGGAGCCAGCCAAACGCTCTCGCAATTTCTCCCGGCCCGAATCGCTCAGGGCATCGCCGGCGGCGTCACCTTGCCCATTGCCCAATCGATGCTGTTGAACGAGTATCCAAAGCGATCGAAAGCCGTCGCGCTCAGCATCTGGGGCTTGTTCAGCATCACGCCCTTTACCATCGGCATGCCGGTCGGCGGTTATCTGGTGTATCTGTTCGGCTGGCGCTCGCTCTTTTACCTGGACTTTGTCCTGACCATGATCGTCATCGGCACGCTCGCCGCGCTCCTCCATGGACGCGGGTTTCGCCGGAGCTACGGGCGCTTCGACCTCGTCGGCTTTCTGCTGCTCCTGCTGTTGCTGCTGAGCATGCAGACCTTTCTCAACATGGGCAACGATTTCGACTGGCTGGATTCCCCCCTGCTCCAGGCCATCGCGGTCGTTCTGCTAATCGCCATTCCCTGCTTCGTCATCTGGGAACTCGGCGAGCGGCACCCTACGCTCGACCTCCGGCTGTTTCAGCACCGCAATTTCGCCATCGGCGTCACCTGCCTGACCATCGGATTCTTTTCCGTCCAGGGTCTCCTCTCGCTCCTGATCGTGCAAATCCAGTTGATCCTGGGCTATTCATCGGAACTGGCCGGCCTGGCGCTGCTCCCGTTGATCCTCCTAGGCGCGCCCGCCATTGCCGTCATGCACTTGCTGTGCAAATACATCGACGCGCGCTGGTTGATCTGCTTCAACAGTCTCGGATTTGCCTGCACCTTCTATTGGATCGGCTTGTTCGACGATCCCTACTCGTACGACCAGCTCTTTTGGCCCATGGTCGTCGAGGGCATTTTCCTGGGATCGTTTTTTACGCCGCTGACAACCCTGACCCTGCACGGCCTGTCCGGCCCGCTGATGATGCGCGCCGCTGAAGTCGCCAATCTCTTGCGGGTCGCCGCCGGCGCGTTCGGCATCACCTTCCAAGGCATCGTGCTCTTTCGCCGCGCGCACTTCCATCAACTCAGCCTGGCCGATCACTTTGGCGGGCGGATGGCCATTTCCTACGATTCCTTGAGCCAGCTGACCGCCAAACTGATTGGAGCGGGCGTCGCGCCGTCGCAGATCAACGCCACGCTCGGCACCATGATTAAGCAGGAAGCGGCGATCCTAAGCCTCAACGACGCCTTCCTGGTCGCCAGCGGCCTCTTCCTCTGCATCGGCGCGCTCGTCTGGTTCGCGCATCCGACCCATGCCCCGCTCCACCCGACTCCAGAGGAGGAACTGCGGGAACTGCGCGCGGAAACATTGATGGAGGAGATGCCATGA
- a CDS encoding PAS domain S-box protein (MaGe:77310487), with product MRERIACLFNNFPIHRKLLLASFIPLVALIVLSVMTYQSIQTFSQDEEQLDSLYVTQKNAAEYMRLVVDLETGFRGYVLTQQYRYLRPYRVAQEGVAAVGYDIAGRISGEQSDRFRDIQNLVVQLVTEKEALISAIKTGHKQDALHYIEEGRGRELMVEIRREMGIFDRFEQQSVAEKLAQLSQDRTSTLFVVLGGGVFTFGLMVGALYLIARSIAAPLLTLAKAVGSSPAGLVPAIPVLARTDEIGDLTRMMHGMSTQILGHLNQVEQSEATLRQLNEHLAASEAKYRGLVDHAPFGIFTTKGMQITFSNRYNQELAGLDPNHPLDPDAFRARIHPEDRDRVLSEFSQAVMQGQACETVFRFLHKDGGVRKVLSRRLPIAGGDGAAQVYVGFNVDITALEDLQSRLTRSEHLAMLGQVAAGIAHELRNPLVGIGSTASLLLDDFSGDDPRRIDIDVILKEAKRLDRIVNQIVDYARPRELAPVRFDLAELIAEVVKTLDVPLQTKQLGLRTSLSPAASYVHADRDQIKQVLLNVVHNAIDASPAGGADIDVTAFELSSQERPGLVVLVKDAGVGIAPEVIARVFEPFYTTGKRHGTGLGLAICRNIIQGHGGDIHMTSELGTGTAVRIWLPLSQGFQRGKG from the coding sequence ATGCGAGAACGCATCGCCTGCCTGTTCAACAATTTCCCGATTCATCGCAAGCTGCTGCTGGCGTCGTTTATCCCGCTGGTCGCGCTCATTGTTTTGAGCGTGATGACCTATCAGAGCATCCAGACCTTTTCGCAGGACGAAGAGCAGCTGGACAGTCTCTATGTCACGCAAAAGAACGCCGCCGAGTATATGCGGCTGGTCGTCGATCTGGAGACCGGGTTTCGAGGCTATGTGCTGACGCAGCAATACCGGTATCTGCGCCCCTATCGCGTCGCGCAAGAGGGGGTTGCGGCGGTCGGCTACGATATTGCCGGGCGCATTTCCGGCGAGCAATCGGATCGCTTCAGAGACATTCAAAATCTCGTCGTCCAGTTGGTGACGGAAAAAGAGGCGCTGATCAGCGCGATCAAAACCGGGCATAAGCAGGATGCGTTGCATTACATCGAAGAGGGGCGCGGGCGGGAACTGATGGTCGAGATTCGCCGTGAAATGGGGATTTTCGACCGGTTCGAGCAGCAGAGCGTCGCGGAAAAGCTGGCGCAATTGAGCCAGGATCGCACCTCCACGCTGTTTGTCGTGCTGGGCGGCGGCGTGTTTACGTTTGGCCTGATGGTCGGCGCGCTATATTTGATCGCCCGGTCGATTGCGGCGCCGTTGCTCACGCTGGCTAAGGCGGTCGGATCGTCGCCGGCCGGATTGGTTCCGGCGATTCCGGTGCTGGCGCGGACGGACGAAATCGGGGATCTCACGCGGATGATGCACGGCATGAGTACGCAGATCCTCGGGCATCTCAACCAGGTGGAACAGTCCGAGGCCACACTGCGTCAATTGAACGAGCATTTGGCGGCGTCCGAGGCGAAGTACCGGGGCCTCGTCGATCATGCGCCGTTTGGGATCTTTACCACGAAGGGGATGCAGATCACCTTTAGCAATCGCTACAATCAGGAGCTGGCGGGGCTCGACCCGAACCATCCGCTGGATCCCGATGCGTTCCGGGCACGGATTCATCCGGAAGACCGGGATCGAGTGCTGTCGGAATTTTCCCAGGCCGTGATGCAGGGGCAGGCCTGTGAAACCGTCTTCCGTTTTCTGCATAAGGACGGCGGAGTGCGAAAAGTGTTGAGCCGGCGGCTGCCGATTGCCGGCGGCGATGGCGCGGCGCAGGTGTATGTCGGCTTCAATGTCGATATTACGGCGCTGGAAGACCTGCAATCCCGGCTGACCAGATCGGAGCATTTGGCGATGCTGGGGCAGGTGGCGGCCGGCATCGCGCATGAGCTGAGGAATCCCCTGGTCGGGATCGGCTCGACTGCCTCGCTGCTGCTGGACGATTTTTCGGGCGATGACCCGCGGCGGATCGACATCGATGTGATTTTGAAAGAGGCGAAGCGGCTGGACCGCATCGTCAATCAAATCGTGGACTATGCGCGGCCGCGCGAACTGGCGCCGGTTCGCTTCGATCTGGCCGAGCTGATCGCCGAAGTCGTCAAAACGCTCGATGTGCCGTTGCAGACGAAACAACTCGGCCTGCGGACGTCGCTGTCTCCGGCGGCGAGTTATGTGCATGCCGACCGGGATCAGATCAAACAGGTGTTGTTGAACGTGGTCCACAATGCGATCGATGCGTCTCCGGCAGGAGGGGCGGACATCGATGTGACGGCGTTCGAGTTGTCCAGCCAGGAGCGGCCGGGTCTCGTTGTGCTGGTCAAAGATGCCGGGGTTGGCATTGCCCCGGAGGTGATCGCGCGCGTGTTTGAGCCGTTTTATACGACCGGGAAGCGGCATGGGACAGGGTTAGGGCTGGCGATTTGCCGAAATATTATTCAAGGCCATGGCGGGGATATTCATATGACGAGTGAGCTCGGCACCGGGACGGCGGTGAGAATTTGGCTCCCGCTGAGCCAGGGCTTCCAGAGAGGGAAAGGCTGA
- a CDS encoding Formate/nitrite transporter family protein (MaGe:77310486): MMDYVKPLGVVESMLAGGAYKLNVPPRHLVIRGMLAGAYLGIATSMAVGVAVETGSWIAGSLLFPFGLALAILLGTEIITGSFALLPCAAVDNKGAIGLRRILANWGWVFLGNLLGSMLYALLFALCITTAWDNAVPAVGAKLVAIAEAKTNYYAAHGGAGLLTVFTKAVLCNWMVSLAVVASYASTSFGGKLLAIWGPTVLFFSQGFEHTVVNMFVIPVGMLLGADITVSSWWFWNQIPVTLGNLVGGMLFTGMAIYLTHRPATPAVRQPTPTVQPAVTASTTQGYSPSF; the protein is encoded by the coding sequence ATGATGGACTACGTCAAGCCTCTCGGTGTTGTAGAAAGCATGCTGGCCGGCGGCGCCTACAAGTTGAATGTCCCGCCCCGGCATCTGGTCATTCGCGGCATGCTCGCCGGCGCCTATCTGGGAATCGCAACCAGCATGGCCGTCGGGGTCGCGGTGGAAACCGGCTCCTGGATTGCCGGCAGCCTCCTCTTTCCCTTCGGACTGGCACTGGCCATCCTCCTAGGGACTGAAATCATTACCGGCAGCTTCGCGCTGCTGCCCTGCGCCGCCGTCGACAACAAAGGCGCCATCGGGCTCCGCCGCATCCTCGCGAACTGGGGATGGGTTTTTCTCGGGAATCTTCTCGGGTCGATGCTGTACGCGCTCCTCTTCGCCCTCTGCATCACCACGGCCTGGGACAACGCCGTGCCCGCGGTCGGCGCAAAACTCGTGGCCATCGCCGAAGCCAAAACGAACTACTACGCCGCCCATGGCGGAGCCGGCCTGCTCACCGTCTTCACCAAAGCCGTGCTCTGCAATTGGATGGTGAGCCTGGCCGTCGTCGCCTCCTATGCCTCCACGTCCTTCGGAGGAAAACTGCTGGCCATCTGGGGGCCGACCGTGCTGTTCTTCTCCCAGGGATTCGAGCATACGGTCGTCAATATGTTCGTGATCCCAGTCGGCATGCTGCTCGGCGCCGACATCACGGTCTCCTCCTGGTGGTTCTGGAATCAAATCCCAGTGACATTGGGCAATCTGGTCGGAGGCATGCTGTTCACCGGCATGGCCATTTATCTGACGCATCGACCGGCAACGCCCGCCGTACGCCAGCCAACCCCAACGGTCCAACCAGCCGTCACGGCCTCTACCACGCAAGGCTATTCTCCGTCTTTCTGA
- a CDS encoding HlyD family secretion protein (MaGe:77310483) has translation MTTTSTPSTTPPTPGSTRIHPKVIRARRNRRLLIVAALVLISSLGYLNYWWTHDRFWVRTDNAYVTGNLVPVAAQASGIVTQVLAEETQFVNRGDLMIRLDEHLAYAALGRARGRLGEEVRRIAALFMTRKQLAEKLASRAARLDLALHDLARYQTAAASGAVSKQILQNTSDKILSLEADVRETRAELDTLDAQVGGTTIMAHPAVELAKHQLIDAYLEYTRQQIKAPISGYVAKRKAQVGDRVHPGAPLMTIVPLDHLWVEANLRETELQHIRPGQTALVNVGLYGSQYTFHGTVEGLVPGSGSAFALLPPDNATGNFIHIVERVPVRIALPEQEILEHPIRPGLSTVTMINIGETGQSVWTSTAAPSTAEYATDVYADELPTAEAMAKEVMANNLVVADNGTLADRPVTQEQDNARQTDMEQGIWRKAAAEPVADSTLRPDRFELAPRSHVPRYRSDMTSSPTPPAPSIAPHSGLLGQR, from the coding sequence ATGACCACGACATCGACACCATCCACAACACCGCCAACGCCGGGCTCGACCCGGATCCATCCCAAAGTCATCCGCGCCCGCCGAAACCGCCGGCTGCTAATCGTGGCCGCCCTGGTGCTGATTTCCAGCCTCGGCTACCTCAACTACTGGTGGACGCACGACCGGTTCTGGGTCCGCACCGACAATGCCTATGTCACGGGGAATCTCGTCCCGGTCGCCGCGCAAGCGTCCGGCATCGTCACGCAGGTGCTGGCCGAGGAAACGCAATTTGTGAATCGCGGCGACTTGATGATCCGCCTCGACGAACATCTGGCCTATGCCGCGCTCGGGCGCGCGCGCGGCAGGCTCGGCGAAGAAGTGCGGCGCATCGCCGCCCTGTTCATGACCAGAAAGCAACTGGCGGAGAAACTGGCCTCACGCGCCGCCCGTCTGGATCTGGCCCTCCACGATCTGGCGCGCTATCAAACGGCGGCGGCCAGCGGCGCCGTGTCCAAGCAAATCTTACAGAATACCTCCGACAAGATCCTCTCCCTGGAAGCGGATGTGCGGGAAACGCGGGCGGAACTCGATACGCTCGACGCGCAAGTCGGCGGCACGACGATCATGGCGCATCCGGCCGTCGAGCTGGCCAAGCATCAACTCATCGATGCCTATCTGGAGTACACCCGCCAGCAGATCAAAGCCCCGATCTCCGGCTATGTGGCAAAGAGAAAGGCACAGGTCGGCGACCGCGTGCATCCCGGCGCGCCGCTCATGACGATCGTGCCGCTAGACCATTTGTGGGTCGAGGCGAATCTGCGCGAAACCGAGTTGCAACATATCCGCCCTGGGCAAACGGCGCTGGTCAACGTCGGCTTGTACGGGTCGCAATACACATTTCACGGCACGGTTGAAGGACTCGTGCCCGGCAGCGGGAGCGCCTTCGCCCTCTTGCCGCCGGACAATGCCACGGGCAACTTCATCCACATCGTCGAACGAGTGCCGGTCCGCATCGCGCTGCCTGAACAGGAAATTCTCGAACATCCGATCAGACCGGGGCTTTCCACCGTCACCATGATCAATATCGGAGAAACCGGACAGTCCGTATGGACATCCACCGCCGCGCCTTCGACAGCGGAATATGCCACCGACGTATATGCCGACGAGCTGCCCACCGCGGAGGCGATGGCGAAAGAAGTGATGGCCAATAACCTCGTAGTCGCCGACAACGGTACCCTAGCCGACAGGCCAGTCACACAGGAACAAGACAATGCCCGCCAGACAGACATGGAACAAGGGATCTGGAGAAAAGCCGCCGCCGAGCCCGTTGCCGATTCAACTCTGCGCCCCGATCGGTTCGAGCTTGCACCCCGCTCGCATGTTCCGCGATATCGATCGGATATGACTAGCTCGCCAACTCCGCCCGCTCCCTCCATCGCTCCACATTCTGGATTGCTGGGTCAGAGATAG